Proteins encoded by one window of Thermobaculum terrenum ATCC BAA-798:
- a CDS encoding pyruvate dehydrogenase complex E1 component subunit beta, with protein MAVKTYREALNEALREEMERDPNVFIIGEDVGKFEGAYRVTQGLLAQFGPKRVRDAPISETGFLGAGIGAAMLGLRPVVEFMTINFILVAMDQVINHAAKIRYMFGGEVSVPMVIRAPGGAGQQLTAQHSQSFEVWFAHTPGLKVMAPSSPSDAKGMLKTAIRDPDPVFFLENLALYNTKGEVPEGEYTVPLGKADVKRQGTDVTLISHSRAVNWCLQAAQQLEKEGVSVEVVDLRSLRPLDMETVIESVKKTNRAVTVEEGWLSFGVGAEVASRLMEQAFDYLDAPVLRVGGAEVPMPYAKPLERAAMPSVDKIVARVREVLE; from the coding sequence TTGGCTGTCAAGACCTATCGCGAAGCACTCAACGAAGCTCTTAGAGAGGAGATGGAACGCGATCCCAATGTCTTCATCATAGGAGAAGACGTTGGGAAGTTTGAAGGAGCATATAGAGTAACTCAAGGGCTTTTAGCTCAGTTCGGACCTAAGAGAGTCAGAGACGCCCCCATATCAGAAACAGGCTTCCTTGGGGCTGGTATAGGGGCCGCGATGCTTGGCCTGAGGCCGGTAGTGGAGTTCATGACCATAAACTTTATCCTCGTGGCCATGGATCAAGTCATCAACCACGCAGCCAAGATACGCTACATGTTCGGTGGCGAAGTATCCGTACCTATGGTTATACGTGCTCCAGGTGGTGCAGGCCAGCAGCTGACTGCCCAGCACTCACAGAGTTTCGAGGTATGGTTTGCTCACACACCAGGGCTAAAGGTCATGGCTCCATCGAGTCCCTCTGATGCAAAGGGGATGCTCAAGACCGCTATAAGAGACCCAGACCCTGTCTTCTTCCTGGAGAACTTAGCTCTCTATAACACTAAGGGCGAAGTTCCTGAGGGAGAATATACTGTGCCTCTAGGCAAGGCTGACGTAAAACGTCAAGGCACAGACGTAACTCTTATCTCCCACTCAAGGGCCGTGAACTGGTGCTTGCAAGCAGCGCAACAGCTTGAGAAAGAGGGCGTGAGCGTGGAGGTAGTAGACCTTAGGTCGTTAAGACCTCTCGACATGGAGACGGTAATAGAGTCCGTGAAGAAGACCAATAGAGCAGTCACAGTAGAGGAAGGATGGCTGAGCTTTGGCGTGGGGGCGGAGGTAGCCAGCAGACTAATGGAGCAGGCTTTTGACTACTTAGACGCCCCAGTACTAAGAGTTGGTGGAGCAGAGGTGCCAATGCCCTATGCCAAACCCCTGGAGAGGGCCGCTATGCCCTCAGTAGACAAGATAGTTGCGAGAGTCAGAGAAGTACTCGAGTAA
- a CDS encoding dihydrolipoamide acetyltransferase family protein → MNLTMPRLSDTMEEGTVGKWLKKEGDSFKKGEAIAEIQTDKANMELEAFQDGVIEKILVQEGQTVPVGEPIAIIRSPSEAPGPSETPTTEEPKHETKPQEPVQEQTPQPAESPIPIAPREEAGTAGPQGRIKASPLARRIAQELGIDLATVKGTGPNGRIKREDVERAAASRTQAPKVEEIPAAEAAPPSRVEPFTRIQSIIAQRMVQSKTQVPHIYITIELDMSKAIALRQEINQLGEPPVSFNDMVIKACGLALRNYPLANASYVDGGIKYNEQVNVGFAVATKGALYVPVIRDADKKNLRQIAAETRALINKARENKLSPQDLSGGTFTVSNLGMYGVEEFQAVVNQPEAAILAVGAITQKPVVQDGQIVIGNRMRVTLSADHRVLYGADAAEFLNELRKFLENPLLLAF, encoded by the coding sequence ATGAACCTAACGATGCCTAGACTTAGCGATACCATGGAGGAAGGCACCGTAGGTAAGTGGCTCAAGAAAGAAGGTGACTCCTTCAAAAAAGGTGAGGCAATAGCCGAGATACAGACAGATAAAGCTAACATGGAGCTTGAGGCCTTTCAGGATGGAGTCATTGAGAAGATACTCGTCCAGGAAGGACAAACCGTACCAGTAGGAGAGCCAATAGCAATCATCCGCTCACCATCGGAGGCGCCAGGACCTTCTGAGACACCCACTACAGAAGAACCAAAGCATGAAACTAAACCCCAAGAGCCTGTGCAGGAGCAAACTCCTCAGCCAGCTGAAAGCCCGATTCCGATCGCTCCGCGTGAGGAGGCGGGGACTGCTGGCCCTCAAGGCCGTATAAAGGCTTCGCCTCTTGCTCGACGTATCGCACAGGAACTAGGTATAGACCTTGCCACCGTCAAAGGTACAGGCCCTAACGGCAGGATCAAGAGAGAAGATGTAGAGAGAGCAGCTGCATCAAGGACTCAGGCACCCAAAGTTGAAGAGATACCTGCCGCAGAGGCAGCACCACCCAGCAGAGTAGAGCCCTTTACTCGCATTCAGAGCATCATCGCTCAGAGGATGGTGCAAAGCAAGACGCAGGTACCACACATCTATATCACTATTGAATTGGATATGTCTAAGGCCATAGCTTTGCGACAGGAGATCAATCAGTTAGGTGAGCCACCTGTAAGCTTCAACGATATGGTTATAAAGGCCTGTGGCTTGGCGCTGCGTAACTATCCGTTAGCTAATGCCTCTTATGTTGATGGAGGTATAAAGTATAACGAACAAGTAAATGTGGGCTTTGCCGTAGCTACTAAAGGGGCTCTGTATGTCCCTGTAATAAGAGATGCTGACAAGAAGAACCTCAGGCAGATAGCTGCTGAAACCAGGGCTCTGATAAACAAAGCTAGAGAAAATAAGCTCAGCCCCCAGGATCTGTCTGGAGGAACATTCACAGTATCTAATCTGGGAATGTATGGTGTTGAGGAGTTTCAAGCCGTAGTTAACCAGCCTGAGGCTGCGATTCTTGCAGTTGGGGCAATCACCCAGAAGCCGGTCGTGCAGGATGGACAGATAGTTATAGGTAATCGTATGAGAGTAACTCTCTCAGCGGATCATCGTGTTCTGTACGGAGCCGACGCAGCAGAGTTTCTCAATGAGTTAAGGAAGTTCCTGGAAAATCCTCTGCTGCTGGCCTTCTAA
- a CDS encoding thiamine pyrophosphate-dependent dehydrogenase E1 component subunit alpha, giving the protein MATTQDEISATNSQDRHTELGLTAEDLKKMYRLMVLARTLDERMWILNRQGKVHFVISGQGQEGAQIGTAYALRPGVDFFVPYYRDLTVCLYAGVTPREIMLSLFARADDPASGGRQMPGHYSYKPLKIVTGSSPIATQIPHAVGIALASKIKNEDVVTAVWFGEAASSKGDFHEGLNFAGVIKAPVIFICENNHYAISVPQNKQMAVPNVADKACAYGFPGVVTDGNDVLDVYKAMKAAVERARAGEGPTLIECKTYRIVPHSSDDDESRYRTKVEVEEWKRKGPIERLRTYMQAQGIWSEEFENQVKSEALSIVDDATRFAEQASPPSPSSLLRHVFAEEAK; this is encoded by the coding sequence ATGGCAACCACCCAAGATGAAATCTCCGCAACTAATTCCCAGGACCGCCATACAGAACTCGGGCTAACCGCCGAAGACTTGAAGAAGATGTACCGTCTTATGGTACTTGCGCGCACACTCGACGAGCGCATGTGGATACTCAACAGACAGGGCAAAGTACACTTCGTTATATCAGGGCAGGGGCAGGAAGGAGCTCAGATAGGGACAGCTTATGCTCTAAGACCTGGAGTGGACTTTTTCGTCCCGTATTACCGTGATCTGACAGTTTGCCTGTACGCTGGTGTAACGCCAAGAGAGATCATGCTGTCCCTATTTGCGCGAGCTGATGACCCAGCTAGCGGAGGCAGACAGATGCCGGGTCATTACAGCTACAAACCGCTGAAGATCGTAACGGGATCGAGCCCTATCGCCACCCAGATACCTCATGCCGTGGGCATAGCACTGGCATCCAAGATCAAGAATGAAGATGTCGTCACTGCTGTATGGTTTGGAGAGGCAGCAAGCAGCAAAGGTGATTTCCATGAGGGTCTTAATTTTGCAGGCGTGATAAAGGCTCCCGTCATATTTATATGCGAGAACAACCATTACGCTATCTCTGTTCCCCAAAACAAACAGATGGCCGTTCCCAATGTGGCAGACAAAGCCTGTGCATATGGCTTTCCAGGCGTAGTAACTGACGGCAATGACGTCTTGGATGTATACAAAGCCATGAAGGCTGCTGTTGAAAGAGCAAGAGCTGGTGAAGGTCCGACACTTATAGAATGTAAAACTTATAGGATAGTACCCCATTCCTCAGATGATGATGAGAGCCGATACAGAACCAAGGTAGAAGTTGAGGAATGGAAGAGAAAGGGACCTATCGAAAGGCTACGAACCTACATGCAGGCCCAGGGTATATGGTCCGAAGAATTCGAAAATCAGGTAAAGAGCGAGGCATTGTCAATCGTAGATGATGCTACTAGATTCGCAGAGCAAGCCTCCCCTCCATCTCCATCATCACTACTTAGGCATGTTTTTGCTGAGGAGGCAAAATGA
- a CDS encoding alpha-ketoacid dehydrogenase subunit beta, with product MATKTVIQTIRDTLFEEMERDERIIILGEDVGLAGGVFGATKGLQERFGEWRVIDTPLAESAIIGTAIGAALNGLLPIPEIQFADFIHPAFDQIVNEAARIRYRSNGAWNVQMVIRCPWGGGIHGALYHSQSVEAFFTHVPGLKVVAPSTPYDVAGLLRSSIDDPDPVLFLEHKKTYRLIKGEVPEGSRFKVPIGKAKVVRQGSDVSVFAYGLMVHQSLEAANLLSNEGIEAEVIDLRTLSPLDKETILNSVAKTGKALIVHEDNITGGFGAEVAAIIASEGFEYMDGPITRLAGPDVPAIPFASTLEEAFLPNTYKIAEAIRNLAKY from the coding sequence ATGGCAACCAAAACCGTCATACAGACTATTAGAGACACCTTGTTTGAGGAGATGGAGCGCGATGAAAGAATCATAATCCTTGGGGAAGATGTCGGTCTGGCTGGTGGAGTATTCGGAGCTACGAAAGGCTTACAAGAAAGATTTGGAGAATGGCGAGTGATCGATACTCCCCTGGCAGAATCGGCCATCATAGGTACGGCGATTGGAGCAGCCTTAAACGGTTTACTCCCCATTCCAGAGATACAATTCGCAGATTTTATACACCCGGCTTTTGATCAGATAGTAAACGAAGCCGCTCGCATACGTTACAGATCTAATGGCGCATGGAATGTACAGATGGTTATACGCTGCCCTTGGGGCGGTGGTATTCATGGAGCGCTCTATCATTCTCAGAGCGTAGAGGCCTTTTTCACTCATGTTCCAGGGCTAAAAGTCGTTGCTCCAAGCACTCCATACGACGTAGCAGGACTGCTCCGTAGCTCGATAGATGACCCGGATCCCGTATTATTTCTAGAACACAAGAAGACCTACAGGTTGATAAAGGGAGAGGTACCTGAGGGAAGCCGATTCAAAGTACCTATAGGCAAAGCCAAAGTCGTGCGTCAAGGGAGTGACGTGAGCGTATTTGCATACGGGCTCATGGTTCATCAATCACTGGAAGCTGCCAACTTACTCTCGAACGAGGGGATAGAAGCCGAGGTGATTGACCTTAGGACTCTATCGCCTCTAGATAAGGAAACTATCTTAAACTCTGTGGCCAAGACAGGCAAAGCCTTGATAGTCCACGAAGATAACATCACTGGTGGTTTCGGGGCTGAGGTGGCGGCAATTATAGCTTCAGAAGGATTCGAGTATATGGACGGCCCCATCACCCGCCTGGCAGGACCAGATGTACCTGCTATTCCATTCGCTAGCACCCTCGAAGAAGCATTCTTACCAAACACCTATAAAATAGCGGAGGCTATTCGTAACCTTGCCAAGTACTAA
- a CDS encoding dihydrolipoamide acetyltransferase family protein has protein sequence MRITMPQLGESVVEGTIGKWFKKEGETVQEYEPLLEVITDKVSADYPSPITGKIVKILVPEGQTVPVGTEIAEVEIISEKEPEATAASTRSEPDESAQQQDTLTVHLTRDKGKPHRYSPAVRRLAEEYKLDLSKIKGSGLGGRVTKKDVESYINTLESIKRNEPEGAKVAAYKPQEIAPKPLHMLPGDEIIPLTHMRRAIADHMVQSVYTAPHVTAVIEVDMTSIVQYRESIKDAFQKHEGIPITYLPFVVSAVAQSLREHPILNSSWSDEGIVLHKQINIGIAVALEDGLLVPVIKQADEKNIVGLARTIYELSNKARAGKLSPEDVQGGTFTVNNPGTFGTIISTPIIVQPQAAILTMEAIIKRPVVINDAIAIRSMMYMCLSFDHRILDGLQAARFLQSVKKKLETFDPDKLGVGYR, from the coding sequence ATGCGTATCACCATGCCACAGCTAGGGGAAAGCGTCGTAGAAGGTACTATCGGTAAGTGGTTCAAGAAGGAGGGGGAAACCGTTCAGGAATATGAACCCCTTCTCGAGGTTATCACTGACAAGGTCAGTGCCGATTACCCCTCGCCAATCACAGGCAAAATAGTCAAGATACTGGTTCCTGAGGGGCAAACTGTGCCAGTAGGCACAGAGATAGCCGAAGTAGAAATCATCTCCGAAAAGGAGCCAGAAGCAACTGCAGCTAGCACTCGCTCTGAGCCTGACGAATCGGCTCAACAGCAGGATACCTTGACCGTTCACCTAACTAGGGATAAGGGTAAGCCTCATAGGTACTCCCCAGCTGTAAGAAGGCTTGCTGAAGAATACAAGCTGGATCTTTCAAAGATCAAGGGGTCTGGATTAGGGGGCAGGGTTACTAAGAAAGATGTCGAGTCTTATATAAACACCCTGGAAAGCATTAAGAGGAACGAACCTGAAGGCGCTAAGGTCGCAGCTTACAAGCCTCAAGAGATTGCACCCAAGCCTTTGCATATGCTTCCAGGGGATGAGATTATACCCCTGACTCACATGAGGCGAGCTATAGCTGATCACATGGTGCAAAGCGTCTATACGGCTCCGCATGTCACAGCAGTCATAGAGGTGGATATGACCAGTATCGTACAGTATAGGGAAAGCATTAAGGACGCTTTCCAAAAACACGAAGGTATACCTATAACTTATCTCCCCTTTGTTGTGTCTGCCGTAGCACAAAGTCTAAGAGAGCATCCAATACTCAACTCTTCCTGGAGCGACGAGGGTATAGTACTACATAAGCAGATAAACATAGGCATAGCTGTGGCCTTAGAAGACGGTCTGCTAGTACCGGTGATCAAGCAAGCTGATGAGAAAAATATCGTTGGCCTAGCAAGGACTATCTACGAGTTATCTAATAAAGCTAGGGCAGGTAAGCTATCTCCTGAAGACGTCCAGGGTGGTACATTCACAGTAAACAACCCTGGGACATTTGGCACGATAATATCGACTCCAATTATAGTGCAGCCTCAGGCTGCTATACTGACCATGGAGGCTATAATCAAGCGTCCAGTAGTAATTAACGATGCTATAGCAATACGTTCTATGATGTATATGTGCTTATCATTCGATCACAGAATCCTGGATGGCCTACAGGCAGCCAGGTTCCTGCAAAGCGTAA